GTACGGTGAGCAATTCCCTATGCTCCTTCAGCAACAGGGATTCGGAGATGAAGAAAACTTTCGTCGCCTGATGTATACAAGCATGCTACGTGAAGCTGCTGCATCAGAGGATATTGAAATTACCGATAAAGAAATCGAAAAGCAGTACGAACTAATGAAAAAGGAAATCAAGGCCCAGCACATTCTTGTTGAAGATAAAGAAACTGCAAAAGAAGTAAAGAAAAAGCTTGAGGATGGTGCGGACTTTGCTAAGCTGGCCAAAGAATATTCAAAAGATCAGGGATCAGCTGAAAACGGTGGAGATCTTGGATATTTCTCAGTCGGTGTAACTGCCCCACAAGGACAGCGTATGGTGCCTGAATTTGAAGAGGCAGTTCTGAACCTTGAAGAAGGTAAAATCAGTGATCCAGTCGAAACATCTCATGGTTTCCATATCATTAAAGTAAATGATAAACGAGAAAAAGAAGAAGAAGTCGGTTCACTGGAAGACAATAAAGAAGACATTCGTCGCGCGCTTTTAAATGAAAAAGTCGACATGCAAAAAGCACAAGAAAAACTTGATAAAATCATGGAAGAAGCAGATGTGAAGGTTAAAGCAGAGGGCATTGATGAAGATTTATTTAAATCAAACTCAGACCAAAAAGCGCCAGAAGAACAAGACAAAGAAAATAAAGACGAAAAATAACACCAAACAAAAAGGTTCATCCATGAGATGAACCTTTTTTTATGCACAATTTAAGTAAACTGCGAACTAACTAGTTAGATCTAATTTGGGATTTTATGACTGCCAATGGCAACCGCTCGGGGAAAACACTCCGCGTCCAGTGGGCGCTGATGAGCCTCCTCGCGCTGCGCGCTGTGGGGTCTCATCTAGGCTTTTGCTCCCACGGGAGTCTCCGTGTTTTCCCCGAGCTGAGTGAGAAGTGTCGACCTTCCTTCTCGCTTTCGTGGGTAGAACGGTTGAAAGTGTGAATCAGCATATAGGGATTGAAAAACATTAACGGAAATAAATCTCATAGTAAGCCAAGATTATGACTAATAAGGAACCTCACCTGTCAGTGGGCGGCCCAAGAAGTGTTCACGTTCATACCTGATTTCTTAAGTAGAACCGTCCAAGTCACTGAAAGAACATAAAGTGATTGGAGCGGAGGGAAGTCGACTCCTGCGGGAACAGCACGAGTCCGAAGACCCCGCAGAGGTGGTTTTCCTCGAGGAGGCTAAGGCCGTGCCCGCGGAAAGCGACTTCCCGCAGCGCAAATCACGATTCTCTCATTGTGGTGGTTAGTTGCCAGAAGCAGTCATTCAAGTTTTCATTAGTTCGCAGTTTGTGTCGATTGTAAGGTGGTATTAGATCAAACCGAGACTTGTTGGCGTTGTTGTTCTTTATCTTCTTTCATGTTTTCTGCTTCAATTTGACGTTCGTTGTCTTGTTCATAGATATGTTGTTCTTGTTCGGCTTCGTGCACCAAAGCTTCATTTCTTTCTTCTTTTCTCATCAATCGTTCATATTCCATACGTTCCATAAAAATACTGCCTTCACGCTCAATATACTGTTGCTCCAACTGTTTTTCTGCTCGGATTGCTCGAAACGTCATATACCCACTGAAAAAAATGAAAGCAATCACCATATAGATCCACCAGGGTAAACCTAACAGCATGTTATTCCCTCCCTTGTCCACGGCTTCTGTTCTCATTTATATGAACAAGCATGTAAGAAAATAACCTGTTTTTATAATTTACAGCGGACTAATGTTAATCA
This sequence is a window from Lentibacillus sp. JNUCC-1. Protein-coding genes within it:
- a CDS encoding peptidylprolyl isomerase; the encoded protein is MKKVLIAAVATTSLFTLGACSNDDSEAVVETEAGNITKSEFYDELKDRYGEDVLREMIEVKVLSDKYEDVTQEDADEEVDKMKEQYGEQFPMLLQQQGFGDEENFRRLMYTSMLREAAASEDIEITDKEIEKQYELMKKEIKAQHILVEDKETAKEVKKKLEDGADFAKLAKEYSKDQGSAENGGDLGYFSVGVTAPQGQRMVPEFEEAVLNLEEGKISDPVETSHGFHIIKVNDKREKEEEVGSLEDNKEDIRRALLNEKVDMQKAQEKLDKIMEEADVKVKAEGIDEDLFKSNSDQKAPEEQDKENKDEK
- a CDS encoding sporulation YhaL family protein; translated protein: MLLGLPWWIYMVIAFIFFSGYMTFRAIRAEKQLEQQYIEREGSIFMERMEYERLMRKEERNEALVHEAEQEQHIYEQDNERQIEAENMKEDKEQQRQQVSV